In Dyadobacter subterraneus, a single genomic region encodes these proteins:
- a CDS encoding heavy metal translocating P-type ATPase, which yields MKNETHTKHIHSEKECCAHDVAPSHNHKSHEHSHEGHDHDDDDGHDHDHDHGSGENTDLLLGRWPLWLSLTILAVFLIVTYGLKIEINKYAEIALMLSAYLLAGYKTIALAFRRVKRGDLFNEFTLMTIATLGAFYIGQFSEGVAVMIFYEIGELIQDLAVSKSKRSIKALLDIRPDAVTVIRDNKDLVLSPQEVQIGETILVKAGEKVALDGVLLSDSGVFNTAALTGESKPGEKSKDEPILAGMINTEKTVEIEVRALFKDSKLSKILEMVQDATARKAPTQLMVSRLAKIYTPIVFGLALLIILVPLIFVSHYDFQQWLYRGMVFLVIACPCALTISIPLGYFGGIGLASRNGILVKGSNFLDVVTGIDTLVSDKTGTLTKGVFKVQKVETAIDKHDFVNLAASLENYSTHPVAKAVVQYAGDKPLTKPTDVEEISGLGLKGKVGDKLIFCGNTKLMKKFNVSFPEELEKIVETIVVVAVDNTYAGYLTIADEIKEDSLQTIKDLKALGIQTIMLSGDKQAITLQIASSLEIDKSYGDLLPEDKVRLVQELKDQGKHIAFVGDGVNDAPVIALADVGIAMGGLGSDAAIETADIVIQNDQPSKIVSAIKVGKITKSIVYQNIILAMGIKVVVMILGAGGIATLWEAVFADVGVALLAILNAFRIQGKSL from the coding sequence TGACCATGGAAGCGGAGAAAATACTGATCTGTTACTTGGACGCTGGCCACTTTGGCTGAGTTTGACAATTCTGGCTGTTTTTCTCATCGTTACTTATGGTTTAAAAATAGAAATTAATAAGTACGCTGAAATCGCTTTAATGCTTTCAGCCTATTTGCTGGCAGGTTACAAGACGATCGCTCTTGCCTTTCGCAGGGTTAAAAGAGGTGATCTCTTTAATGAATTTACGTTGATGACAATTGCTACGCTTGGCGCTTTTTACATCGGCCAGTTTAGTGAGGGCGTTGCGGTAATGATATTTTATGAAATCGGAGAACTGATTCAGGATCTTGCTGTTAGTAAATCAAAACGTTCAATAAAAGCACTTCTTGATATCCGGCCGGATGCTGTTACGGTAATCCGGGATAATAAAGATTTGGTTCTGTCGCCGCAGGAAGTTCAGATTGGTGAAACCATCCTTGTAAAAGCCGGTGAGAAAGTGGCCCTGGATGGCGTTCTACTTTCAGATTCCGGTGTATTTAATACGGCCGCGTTGACAGGCGAATCAAAACCTGGTGAAAAATCGAAAGATGAACCGATTCTTGCCGGTATGATCAATACTGAAAAGACGGTTGAGATTGAAGTACGCGCACTTTTCAAGGATTCAAAGCTTTCGAAAATTCTTGAAATGGTTCAGGATGCCACTGCCAGAAAAGCTCCAACACAGCTGATGGTGAGCCGATTGGCCAAGATATATACGCCAATCGTATTTGGGCTTGCATTGCTGATTATCCTGGTTCCTTTGATTTTTGTCAGTCATTATGACTTTCAGCAGTGGCTTTACCGTGGAATGGTATTTCTCGTAATTGCCTGTCCTTGCGCTTTAACAATTTCAATTCCGCTGGGTTATTTCGGAGGAATCGGACTAGCTTCAAGAAACGGAATCCTTGTCAAAGGCTCGAATTTTCTCGATGTCGTTACAGGTATTGACACGCTGGTTTCGGATAAAACAGGAACACTTACCAAAGGAGTTTTTAAAGTACAAAAAGTTGAAACTGCTATTGACAAACACGACTTCGTCAATCTGGCTGCTTCATTGGAAAATTACTCAACCCATCCTGTTGCCAAAGCAGTTGTACAGTATGCCGGTGACAAACCTTTGACAAAACCTACTGATGTTGAAGAAATCTCCGGACTTGGGTTGAAAGGAAAAGTGGGAGACAAGCTGATATTTTGCGGCAACACAAAATTGATGAAAAAATTCAATGTCAGTTTTCCCGAGGAACTAGAAAAAATTGTAGAAACTATCGTCGTTGTTGCCGTTGATAATACTTACGCCGGCTACCTTACCATTGCAGATGAGATTAAGGAAGATTCCCTTCAAACAATAAAAGACCTTAAAGCATTGGGCATCCAAACCATTATGCTTTCAGGAGACAAACAGGCGATAACTTTACAAATTGCCTCTTCCCTAGAGATCGATAAAAGTTATGGTGATTTACTTCCGGAAGATAAAGTGAGGCTCGTTCAGGAATTAAAAGATCAGGGAAAACATATTGCTTTTGTAGGTGACGGTGTGAATGATGCGCCTGTAATTGCCTTGGCAGACGTAGGAATTGCAATGGGTGGCCTTGGATCTGATGCAGCTATTGAAACTGCGGATATTGTGATACAGAATGACCAGCCGTCAAAAATAGTTTCAGCGATCAAAGTTGGAAAAATCACCAAATCCATTGTTTATCAAAATATTATATTGGCAATGGGTATCAAAGTTGTGGTGATGATACTTGGAGCCGGTGGAATTGCTACACTTTGGGAAGCAGTTTTCGCTGATGTCGGTGTAGCTCTACTCGCGATTTTGAATGCTTTTAGAATTCAGGGGAAAAGCTTATAA